A single genomic interval of Nonomuraea rubra harbors:
- a CDS encoding SDR family NAD(P)-dependent oxidoreductase, giving the protein MPGAVIVGSGPGIGRSVARRFAKEGLAVGLVSRSGSSLGLDGVLTYRADCGDEGELRAALDAATGALGTPDVVVYNAAIIRPDTLAEANARVQLDAWAVNVVGALITAAHVVPAMARRGGGTFIVTGGMPEPKPAYVSLSLGKAGLRTLVAMLDEEYGASGVHVAGVTVAGAVAPGTAFDPDDIAEHYWRLHTQPPEAWKREVVHTGTRG; this is encoded by the coding sequence ATGCCTGGAGCGGTGATCGTCGGGTCGGGGCCGGGGATCGGGCGGTCGGTGGCCCGCCGGTTCGCCAAGGAGGGGCTGGCGGTGGGGCTCGTCTCGCGCAGCGGTAGCTCGCTCGGGCTGGACGGGGTGCTCACGTACCGGGCGGACTGCGGGGACGAGGGGGAACTGCGCGCGGCGCTCGACGCGGCGACGGGAGCGCTCGGCACGCCGGACGTCGTGGTGTACAACGCCGCGATCATCCGCCCTGACACGCTCGCCGAGGCGAACGCGCGGGTGCAGCTCGACGCATGGGCGGTGAACGTGGTGGGGGCGCTCATCACGGCCGCGCACGTGGTGCCCGCGATGGCGCGGCGCGGCGGCGGCACGTTCATCGTCACCGGCGGGATGCCCGAACCCAAGCCCGCGTACGTCAGCCTCTCCCTGGGCAAGGCGGGGCTGCGGACGCTGGTGGCGATGCTGGACGAGGAGTACGGGGCGTCGGGGGTGCACGTGGCCGGCGTGACGGTTGCCGGGGCGGTGGCGCCGGGCACGGCCTTCGATCCGGACGACATCGCCGAGCACTACTGGCGGCTGCACACCCAGCCGCCCGAGGCCTGGAAACGGGAGGTCGTCCACACGGGCACCCGCGGGTGA
- a CDS encoding MerR family transcriptional regulator: protein MRIGDLARETGVSRRLLRYYEEQGLLRPLRLPNGYREYGQADVAAVRHIRTMLAAGLPTAVIARLLDCVHDDGDRMVPTACPGMVANLQRERRRIAETIERLQTSQQALDTMLATVQEQPR, encoded by the coding sequence ATGAGGATCGGTGACCTGGCCCGCGAGACCGGGGTCAGCAGGCGGCTGCTGCGCTACTACGAGGAGCAGGGCCTGCTGCGTCCGCTGCGGCTGCCGAACGGCTACCGCGAATACGGCCAAGCGGACGTGGCCGCCGTGCGCCACATCCGCACGATGCTCGCCGCCGGCCTGCCCACGGCCGTCATCGCGCGGCTGCTGGACTGCGTCCACGACGACGGCGACCGGATGGTGCCGACCGCCTGCCCCGGCATGGTCGCCAACCTCCAGCGCGAACGCCGCCGCATCGCCGAGACCATCGAACGGCTCCAGACGTCCCAGCAGGCCCTCGACACCATGCTCGCGACCGTCCAGGAGCAGCCCCGCTGA
- a CDS encoding YybH family protein produces MTTDEQSVRTLIESWAAAVRAGDLDAVVAGHADDIVMHDVPENLRGIEAYRKAWPPFFEWLAMGVPFDIESLEVTAGADVAFAHTLLRCGPAAEEPDRRLRITFGLRKEGGRWVVAHEHHSFPIADQAAGEAEVRRVHERWYAGTAARDLDGMMAAIADDVVSYEQEAPLQHVGVDAVREVCARGLDLAGDARVTLAVPELKVLVREDLAVSWGLDLVRVGESGESWSRGTRVFERRGGEWVMVHQHLSVPYDPATGEAKTGLRP; encoded by the coding sequence ATGACCACCGACGAGCAGAGCGTTCGCACGCTGATCGAGAGCTGGGCCGCCGCCGTGCGCGCCGGGGACCTGGACGCGGTCGTCGCCGGTCACGCCGACGACATCGTCATGCACGACGTGCCGGAGAACCTGCGCGGCATCGAGGCGTACCGCAAGGCCTGGCCGCCGTTCTTCGAGTGGCTGGCCATGGGCGTCCCGTTCGACATCGAGTCGCTGGAGGTCACGGCCGGCGCCGACGTCGCCTTCGCGCACACCCTGCTCCGCTGCGGGCCCGCCGCCGAAGAGCCGGACAGGCGGCTGCGGATCACGTTCGGGCTGCGGAAGGAGGGCGGGCGGTGGGTCGTCGCGCATGAGCACCACTCGTTCCCCATCGCCGACCAGGCGGCGGGGGAGGCGGAGGTGCGGCGGGTGCACGAGCGGTGGTACGCGGGCACCGCCGCCAGGGACCTCGACGGCATGATGGCCGCCATCGCTGATGACGTGGTGTCGTACGAGCAGGAGGCGCCCCTCCAGCACGTCGGCGTGGACGCGGTGCGCGAGGTGTGCGCGCGGGGCCTCGACCTGGCCGGTGACGCCCGGGTCACTCTGGCCGTTCCCGAGTTGAAGGTGCTGGTCAGGGAGGATCTTGCGGTGTCGTGGGGGCTCGACCTGGTACGGGTGGGCGAGTCGGGTGAGAGCTGGTCTCGCGGGACCCGGGTGTTCGAGCGGCGCGGCGGCGAGTGGGTGATGGTGCACCAGCACCTGTCCGTTCCGTACGACCCGGCGACCGGAGAGGCGAAAACCGGCCTGCGGCCATGA
- a CDS encoding sigma-70 family RNA polymerase sigma factor, protein MARTWIEEPDGEAGEPPPPLRGGEDREPAAARGGEERELVAAARGGDEEAFGRLVGPLRDELRAHCYRMLGSLHDAEDAVQETLDRAWRSLGRYEDRGSIRPWLYKIATNRALTLIERRTRRELPADLGPGGASEVAWLEPYPDRLMSWTDGLDPEARVLARESVELAFVAALQHLPALQRAVLLLRDVLGYAAREVADLLGTTVAAVNSALQRARGTLRDLLPGATQQQTLRELGEEGRRELAQRYADAWEAGDVEAVVAMLTEDARYSMPPLTAWYQGHAGIRAFLEEGALRRRWRFVAARANGQLAFGTYMWDGERGRYVPAGLDLLVVRGTRVAEVVSFLETDFASFGLPDGDELGSAAGADFGGGC, encoded by the coding sequence ATGGCGCGGACCTGGATCGAGGAGCCCGACGGCGAGGCGGGAGAGCCGCCGCCCCCGTTGCGGGGCGGAGAAGACCGCGAGCCGGCGGCGGCCCGGGGCGGGGAGGAGCGCGAGCTGGTGGCGGCGGCCCGGGGCGGGGACGAGGAGGCGTTCGGGCGGCTGGTGGGGCCGCTGCGGGACGAGCTGCGGGCGCACTGCTACCGGATGCTGGGCTCCCTGCACGACGCCGAGGACGCCGTGCAGGAGACCCTGGACCGGGCGTGGCGAAGCCTGGGACGGTACGAGGACAGGGGCTCGATCAGACCCTGGCTGTACAAGATCGCGACGAACCGGGCCCTGACCCTCATCGAACGCCGGACCCGCCGCGAGCTGCCCGCCGACCTCGGCCCCGGCGGCGCGAGCGAGGTGGCGTGGCTGGAGCCGTACCCGGACCGGCTGATGAGCTGGACGGACGGGCTGGACCCCGAGGCGCGGGTGCTGGCGCGCGAGAGCGTGGAGCTGGCGTTCGTGGCGGCGCTGCAGCACCTGCCGGCCCTCCAGCGGGCCGTCCTGCTGCTGCGCGACGTGCTCGGGTACGCCGCCCGCGAGGTCGCCGACCTCCTCGGCACGACGGTCGCGGCCGTGAACAGCGCCCTGCAACGGGCCCGCGGCACGCTGCGGGACCTGCTCCCCGGCGCCACCCAGCAGCAGACCCTGCGCGAGCTGGGCGAGGAGGGCCGGCGCGAGCTGGCCCAGCGGTACGCGGACGCCTGGGAGGCCGGGGACGTCGAGGCCGTCGTGGCCATGCTGACCGAGGACGCCAGGTACTCGATGCCGCCGCTGACCGCCTGGTACCAGGGGCACGCGGGCATCCGCGCGTTCCTGGAGGAGGGGGCGCTGAGGCGGAGGTGGCGGTTCGTGGCGGCGCGGGCGAACGGGCAGCTGGCGTTCGGGACGTACATGTGGGACGGGGAGCGAGGCCGTTACGTCCCGGCCGGGCTGGACCTGCTCGTGGTACGGGGCACGCGGGTCGCCGAGGTCGTGTCGTTCCTGGAGACGGACTTCGCCTCGTTCGGCCTGCCGGACGGTGACGAGCTCGGTTCGGCGGCCGGAGCTGACTTCGGCGGCGGGTGCTGA
- a CDS encoding PP2C family protein-serine/threonine phosphatase: MAHGAPACTYVAGVAGRDGVWACWVGDSRAYWLPGEGVATAMTEDDTGEHEALSAWLGADAGRPEPHLRSFRPSTPGLLLLCTDGLWRHFPTATATALRDRTHVGAVRGRARTDALRDRTRTRGLDAARALVDHALAAGGQDNITALLLPAGPRSHPG, from the coding sequence ATGGCGCACGGGGCGCCTGCCTGCACGTACGTCGCCGGCGTCGCGGGCAGGGACGGCGTGTGGGCATGCTGGGTCGGCGACAGCCGCGCGTACTGGCTCCCCGGCGAGGGCGTCGCGACGGCCATGACGGAGGACGACACCGGCGAGCACGAGGCCCTGTCCGCCTGGCTCGGCGCCGACGCCGGCCGCCCCGAGCCGCACCTCCGCAGCTTCCGCCCCAGCACCCCGGGCCTCCTGCTGCTGTGCACGGACGGCCTGTGGCGCCACTTCCCCACCGCCACCGCCACCGCCCTGCGCGACCGCACCCACGTCGGCGCCGTGCGCGGCCGAGCCCGCACCGACGCCCTGCGAGACCGGACCCGCACCAGAGGCTTGGACGCTGCCCGCGCCCTCGTCGATCACGCCCTGGCGGCGGGCGGCCAGGACAACATCACCGCCCTGCTCCTGCCAGCCGGCCCTCGATCCCATCCAGGATGA
- a CDS encoding TetR/AcrR family transcriptional regulator gives MPETIWFREDSGPRRPRLSRERIVEAAVALLDAEGVAGFSMRALAARLGAGTMSLYEYVQSKEDVLDLALDEVIGEIEAPGETGPWREFLTAQLTQSRDVMRRHPWVPALTATRPLLGPQAVARSRLFYSALAAEGLEGAELTAAVGTLSSYVNGFVAAENIWWQKVRSPAADAEIRAKVAGHLDGELARLSQVEDGDFDRQFLLGLGLILDGIEGRLAGAGR, from the coding sequence ATGCCGGAGACGATCTGGTTCCGTGAGGACTCCGGGCCGCGCAGGCCCCGGCTGTCACGCGAGCGCATCGTCGAGGCCGCCGTCGCGCTCCTCGACGCGGAGGGCGTGGCCGGCTTCTCCATGCGGGCGCTCGCCGCGCGGCTGGGTGCCGGGACGATGTCGCTGTACGAGTACGTCCAGAGCAAGGAGGACGTCCTCGACCTGGCCCTGGACGAGGTGATCGGCGAGATCGAGGCGCCCGGGGAGACGGGGCCGTGGCGCGAGTTCCTGACCGCGCAGCTCACGCAGAGCCGGGACGTCATGCGCCGCCACCCCTGGGTGCCCGCGCTCACCGCCACCCGCCCGCTGCTGGGGCCCCAGGCCGTGGCCCGGTCCCGGCTGTTCTACTCGGCGCTGGCCGCGGAAGGGCTGGAGGGGGCCGAGCTCACCGCCGCGGTGGGGACGCTGTCGTCCTACGTCAACGGGTTCGTCGCGGCGGAGAACATCTGGTGGCAGAAGGTTCGCAGCCCTGCCGCCGACGCCGAGATCCGGGCCAAGGTGGCCGGGCATCTGGACGGGGAGCTCGCCCGGCTCAGCCAGGTGGAGGATGGGGACTTCGACCGGCAGTTCCTGCTCGGGCTGGGGCTCATCCTGGATGGGATCGAGGGCCGGCTGGCAGGAGCAGGGCGGTGA
- a CDS encoding TetR/AcrR family transcriptional regulator has protein sequence MAQDRLPPMLQRLWGREPAPRRGPRPRLDLVTITAAAIELADAEGLAGVSMNSVATKVGVAATALYRYIGSKDDLLMLMSDAIAADPPDPSGRPWRDYLAEWTRLQRDLVLKHSWVLQITKFAPPLGPRRLLWLDRALAALDGTGLDDGEKINVASALTGYALTDAAIVEAAGTGVQEFTEAGIESAADYGELLVELLDPERYPAASAAVRGGAFRGAEGWIHDDDFRFGLDLLLDGVEQLIARRASGSHGGG, from the coding sequence ATGGCGCAGGACCGGTTGCCCCCCATGCTGCAGCGGCTGTGGGGGCGCGAGCCGGCGCCGCGCAGAGGGCCGCGGCCGCGGCTCGACCTGGTCACGATCACCGCCGCCGCCATCGAGCTGGCCGACGCGGAAGGACTGGCCGGGGTGTCGATGAACAGCGTGGCCACGAAGGTCGGGGTGGCCGCGACGGCGCTGTACCGGTACATCGGCAGCAAGGACGACCTGCTCATGCTGATGTCCGACGCCATCGCCGCCGACCCGCCTGATCCGTCGGGCCGGCCCTGGCGCGACTACCTCGCAGAGTGGACCAGGCTCCAGCGCGACCTCGTGCTGAAGCACTCCTGGGTGCTGCAGATCACGAAGTTCGCCCCGCCGCTCGGCCCGCGGCGGCTGCTCTGGCTGGACCGGGCGCTGGCCGCGCTCGACGGCACGGGGCTCGACGACGGGGAGAAGATCAACGTGGCCAGCGCCCTGACCGGGTACGCGCTGACCGACGCCGCGATCGTCGAGGCGGCCGGCACCGGCGTCCAGGAGTTCACGGAGGCCGGGATCGAGAGCGCGGCCGACTACGGCGAGCTGCTGGTGGAGCTGCTCGACCCCGAGCGCTACCCCGCCGCGTCGGCCGCCGTGCGCGGCGGCGCCTTCCGCGGCGCCGAGGGCTGGATCCACGACGACGACTTCCGCTTCGGCCTCGACCTGCTGCTCGACGGCGTGGAACAGCTCATCGCACGGCGCGCGTCAGGCAGTCACGGCGGCGGGTAG
- a CDS encoding ATP-binding cassette domain-containing protein — MNVIHSKPFTDSIVARGLTKSFGGTRVLAGIDLTVPTGSLLALLGPNGSGKTTTVRILTTLLAPDGGTATVAGHDVTRDGPRVRRAIGLTSQQATVDALLTGRENLELFAGLYHLGRRQARRRAEELLERFDLTAAADRRAGTYSGGMRRRLDLAASMVSAPPILFLDEPTTGLDPRSRAELWSVIRELLGSGTTILLTTQYLEEADQLADRVVVINDGRVVADDSPAALKRQVGRERLALRPARPADLPRAGAALRGAHVDPEAGELTLALHGPDHLRHTLDVLHGAGIPVERVELRTPTMDDVFFELTATGAAA, encoded by the coding sequence ATGAATGTCATACACAGTAAGCCATTCACAGATTCCATCGTGGCCCGGGGGCTCACCAAGTCGTTCGGCGGGACCAGGGTGCTGGCCGGGATCGACCTGACCGTGCCCACCGGCTCGCTGCTGGCACTGCTCGGGCCCAACGGCTCGGGGAAGACGACGACCGTACGGATCCTGACCACGCTGCTGGCCCCGGACGGCGGCACCGCCACCGTGGCCGGGCACGACGTGACGCGCGACGGCCCACGGGTGCGCCGCGCCATCGGGCTGACCTCCCAGCAGGCCACGGTGGACGCGTTGCTGACCGGGAGAGAGAACCTGGAGCTGTTCGCCGGCCTCTACCATCTGGGCCGCCGCCAGGCCAGGCGGCGGGCGGAGGAGCTGCTCGAACGCTTCGACCTGACCGCCGCCGCCGACCGCCGGGCCGGCACGTACTCGGGCGGCATGCGCCGGCGCCTGGACCTGGCGGCCAGCATGGTGTCGGCGCCGCCGATCCTGTTCCTGGACGAGCCCACGACCGGCCTCGACCCGCGCAGCAGGGCCGAGCTGTGGTCGGTGATCCGCGAGCTGCTCGGCTCGGGCACCACCATCCTGCTGACCACCCAGTACCTGGAGGAGGCCGACCAGCTCGCCGACCGCGTCGTGGTGATCAACGACGGTCGCGTCGTCGCCGACGACTCCCCCGCCGCGCTGAAGCGCCAGGTCGGCAGGGAACGCCTGGCCCTGCGCCCGGCACGCCCGGCCGACCTGCCCCGCGCGGGCGCCGCGCTGCGGGGTGCCCACGTCGACCCCGAGGCCGGAGAGCTGACGCTGGCCCTCCACGGCCCCGACCACCTGCGTCACACGCTGGACGTTCTGCACGGCGCGGGCATCCCGGTCGAACGCGTGGAGCTGCGCACCCCCACCATGGACGACGTCTTCTTCGAGCTCACCGCGACAGGAGCCGCGGCATGA
- a CDS encoding ABC transporter permease: protein MSASLTAPGDLRRLVVRDLRRDLRVLDGLIVNTALPVMIMVLFVYVFGGAITTGSSGLDYIDFVVPAVLLMSGGYGAALTAVTIAEDMTGGMIDRFRTLPISGWVVPAGHVVASVIRNVGSSAIALAAALLLGFRPDASLADWALVLALVTGYVLAMSALAAVWGLLVSSSQAAGAFSFFVLFLPYVSDGIVPAQTMPGVLRDFAYNQPLTPIIETMRSLLLGLPMGSSGAVATAWLAATVVVCVPVAAVLFRRRTASR, encoded by the coding sequence ATGAGCGCCTCCCTCACCGCACCCGGCGACCTGCGCCGCCTGGTCGTCCGCGACCTGCGCCGCGACCTGCGGGTCCTGGACGGCCTCATCGTGAACACGGCACTGCCTGTGATGATCATGGTCCTGTTCGTGTACGTGTTCGGCGGCGCGATCACGACCGGCTCCAGCGGGCTGGACTACATCGACTTCGTCGTGCCCGCCGTCCTGCTCATGTCCGGCGGGTACGGCGCCGCGCTCACCGCGGTGACGATCGCCGAGGACATGACAGGCGGCATGATCGACCGCTTCCGCACCCTGCCGATCAGCGGCTGGGTCGTGCCCGCCGGGCACGTCGTGGCCTCGGTGATCCGCAACGTGGGCTCCTCGGCCATCGCCCTGGCCGCCGCGCTGCTGCTCGGCTTCCGTCCCGACGCCTCGCTCGCCGACTGGGCGCTGGTGCTGGCCCTGGTGACCGGGTACGTGCTGGCGATGTCCGCGCTGGCGGCGGTCTGGGGGCTGCTGGTCAGCTCGTCGCAGGCGGCCGGGGCGTTCAGCTTCTTCGTGCTCTTCCTGCCGTACGTGTCGGACGGCATCGTCCCGGCCCAGACCATGCCCGGCGTGCTGCGGGACTTCGCCTACAACCAGCCGCTGACGCCGATCATCGAGACCATGCGGTCGCTGCTGCTCGGCCTGCCCATGGGGTCGTCGGGGGCTGTGGCCACCGCGTGGCTCGCGGCCACGGTGGTGGTCTGCGTGCCGGTGGCGGCGGTGCTGTTCCGCCGCAGGACGGCCTCACGCTAG
- a CDS encoding right-handed parallel beta-helix repeat-containing protein has product MRHLQEAVDRVNRPGMTIAILPGLYREEPSRPAPTGACARLPARWSDWGYQILSYEQQVQCPHNQNLVAILGKQDLQIEGTGAGPLDVVIDAEYRKLNAVRADRADGVYFRNLTAQRTTFNSLYVLETDGFVIDRVLTRWNDEYGFLTFASDHGLYTDCESYGNGDGGLYPGSASNLNEGRGHDVPRYAIEIRRCKSHDNALGYSGTAGDSLWVHDNEFYDNMVGATMDSLWPSHPGLPQNHAKFENNKIYDNNRDYYHHTRDGTCAKPPAERGYERGVVCSQVGVPPGTGVIVAGGNYNVFKNNQVWGHKRAGFQLFGVPAFIRGENDLAKQADTSDFNRYEGNVFGVSPTGERRPNGLDVWWDGQGTGNCWQGDAGASSPTVLPVCAAAAPELTGGTRRLLAEPVKLVKLYLCADFSAAEARLPAGCDWFGASGLGKVEAQLALGGSVVLGLLAGLFWWRSRQAISRRKATPGPAVISRRGVTPGPGAISRRGYRLVVAGTVAGGLGLVLDVVAAALGSSAQAGAALLLMGAWWLCLGSALRAGRPVFGWFTIVVGVLACADAFDRLVYLIPVIPLGPGWVRGLVTGFWVLCAVVVLAPRRARAAAERPAEAEVPT; this is encoded by the coding sequence GTGCGGCATCTCCAGGAGGCCGTGGACCGGGTGAACCGCCCCGGAATGACCATCGCCATCCTGCCCGGCCTCTACCGCGAGGAGCCCAGCCGCCCCGCCCCCACCGGCGCCTGCGCCCGCCTGCCCGCCCGCTGGTCGGACTGGGGCTACCAGATCCTCAGCTACGAGCAGCAGGTCCAGTGCCCGCACAACCAGAACCTCGTCGCCATCCTCGGCAAGCAGGACCTCCAGATCGAGGGCACCGGCGCCGGCCCGCTGGACGTCGTCATCGACGCCGAGTACCGCAAGCTGAACGCCGTCCGCGCGGACCGGGCCGACGGCGTCTACTTCAGGAACCTCACCGCGCAGCGCACCACGTTCAACTCCCTGTACGTGCTGGAGACCGACGGCTTCGTCATCGACCGCGTCCTGACCCGCTGGAACGACGAGTACGGCTTCCTCACCTTCGCCAGCGACCACGGCCTCTACACCGACTGCGAGTCGTACGGCAACGGCGACGGCGGCCTCTACCCGGGCAGCGCCTCCAACCTGAACGAGGGCCGCGGCCACGACGTCCCCCGCTACGCCATCGAGATCCGCCGCTGCAAGAGCCACGACAACGCGCTCGGCTACTCGGGCACCGCGGGCGACTCCCTCTGGGTGCACGACAACGAGTTCTACGACAACATGGTCGGCGCCACGATGGACAGCCTCTGGCCCTCCCACCCCGGCCTGCCGCAGAACCACGCGAAGTTCGAGAACAACAAGATCTACGACAACAACCGCGACTACTACCACCACACCCGCGACGGCACCTGCGCCAAGCCGCCCGCCGAACGCGGCTACGAGCGGGGCGTGGTGTGCTCGCAGGTGGGGGTGCCACCGGGCACCGGCGTGATCGTGGCGGGCGGCAACTACAACGTCTTCAAGAACAACCAGGTCTGGGGACACAAGCGGGCGGGCTTCCAGCTCTTCGGCGTGCCCGCGTTCATCAGGGGCGAGAACGACCTCGCCAAGCAGGCCGACACGTCCGACTTCAACCGGTACGAGGGCAACGTGTTCGGCGTCAGCCCGACGGGGGAGCGGCGGCCGAACGGGCTGGACGTCTGGTGGGACGGCCAGGGCACCGGCAACTGCTGGCAGGGGGACGCGGGCGCGTCCTCGCCCACGGTGCTGCCCGTGTGCGCGGCGGCGGCGCCCGAGCTGACGGGCGGGACGCGGCGGCTGCTGGCCGAGCCGGTCAAGCTCGTCAAGCTGTATCTGTGCGCGGACTTCAGCGCCGCCGAGGCGCGGCTGCCCGCCGGGTGCGACTGGTTCGGGGCGTCGGGGCTGGGCAAGGTGGAGGCGCAGCTCGCGCTGGGCGGCTCGGTGGTGCTGGGGCTGCTGGCGGGGCTGTTCTGGTGGCGGTCGCGGCAGGCGATCAGCCGGCGCAAGGCCACGCCCGGTCCGGCGGTGATCAGCCGGCGCGGGGTCACGCCCGGTCCGGGGGCGATCAGCCGGCGCGGGTATCGGCTGGTGGTGGCGGGGACCGTGGCGGGCGGGCTCGGGCTGGTGCTCGACGTCGTGGCCGCGGCACTCGGCAGCTCGGCGCAGGCCGGGGCGGCGTTGCTGCTCATGGGGGCGTGGTGGTTGTGCCTGGGGTCGGCGCTGCGGGCGGGGCGGCCGGTGTTCGGCTGGTTCACGATCGTGGTGGGTGTGCTGGCCTGCGCGGACGCCTTCGACCGGCTCGTGTACCTGATTCCGGTCATCCCGCTGGGGCCGGGGTGGGTGCGGGGGCTGGTCACCGGGTTCTGGGTGTTGTGCGCGGTCGTCGTGCTGGCGCCCCGGCGGGCCCGCGCGGCGGCCGAGCGGCCCGCCGAGGCCGAGGTGCCCACGTGA
- a CDS encoding TetR/AcrR family transcriptional regulator, protein MSIQESGTARPAGRPRSEKAEKAIVEATLDLIGEGMGVSELTIEAIASRAGVGKTTIYRRWSNKEDLVVDALSTLKAPLPPLSGTSVRDDLIALVDAMRREHGQARSRCVMNIAMSEADRYPQLFERFLQRAVEPRRAAMRQVIERGIATGELRAGLDVDMAQAMISGTMLWHTKWGPAGDLSLDLAERVVDAALAGMAP, encoded by the coding sequence ATGTCGATCCAGGAATCCGGAACCGCCCGCCCCGCGGGCCGTCCGCGCAGCGAGAAGGCCGAGAAGGCGATCGTCGAGGCGACCCTCGACCTGATCGGCGAGGGCATGGGCGTGTCCGAGCTGACCATCGAGGCGATCGCCTCGCGGGCGGGCGTCGGCAAGACGACGATCTACCGCCGCTGGTCCAACAAGGAGGACCTGGTCGTCGACGCGCTCTCCACGCTCAAGGCGCCGCTGCCGCCGCTGTCCGGCACGTCGGTGCGCGACGACCTGATCGCCCTGGTCGACGCCATGCGCAGGGAGCACGGCCAGGCCCGCAGCCGTTGCGTGATGAACATCGCGATGAGCGAGGCCGACCGCTACCCGCAACTGTTCGAGCGCTTCCTCCAGCGGGCCGTGGAGCCGCGCAGGGCGGCGATGCGGCAGGTGATCGAGCGCGGCATCGCCACCGGCGAGCTCCGGGCCGGCCTCGACGTGGACATGGCCCAGGCCATGATCTCCGGCACCATGTTGTGGCACACCAAGTGGGGCCCGGCCGGCGACCTCTCGCTCGATCTGGCCGAGCGCGTCGTCGACGCGGCCCTGGCCGGCATGGCTCCATGA